One Pseudochaenichthys georgianus chromosome 7, fPseGeo1.2, whole genome shotgun sequence DNA segment encodes these proteins:
- the LOC117449758 gene encoding galactose-specific lectin nattectin-like: MSFNVCTRLLQMFYQSVVASVLFFAVVCWGGNTNTRDTGRLNKLVRKASSVVGVQLDNLEEVAEGRTRRKLDSILENPSHPLHAELVKMRKKPCYVPCKTCPSGWTLFEDHCYMYKHAAKTWADAEVDCIALGGHLASIPNQGVYTFIRQIVNTATNANEQTWIGGNDLAKEGLWMWSDGTKFVANNWAPGQPDNDQGLEDCLMMNWNDRINDAPCTYLRPFVCGVRL, translated from the exons ATGTCCTTCAACGTGTGCACGAGGCTGCTGCAGATGTTCTACCAGTCTGTGGTGGCCAGTGTGCTCTTCTTTGCCGTGGTGTGCTGGggtggaaacacaaacactagGGACACTGGCAGGCTGAACAAGCTCGTGAGGAAGGCTAGCTCTGTAGTTGGAGTACAACTGGACAATCtggaggaggtggcagaggggaggacgaggaggaagctCGACAGCATCCTAgagaacccctcccacccactccacgcagagctagtgaagatgagga AAAAGCCATGCTATGTCCCATGTAAGACCTGCCCTTCTGGATGGACTCTGTTTGAAGATCACTGTTACATGTACAAGCATGCTGCTAAGACCTGGGCTGATGCAGAG GTGGACTGCATTGCCCTTGGTGGACATCTGGCTTCAATCCCCAACCAAGGGGTGTACACATTTATCAGACAGATCGTAAACACAGCGACTAACGCAAATGAACAGACTTGGATTGGAGGCAATGACTTGGCAAAG GAGGGCTTGTGGATGTGGAGTGATGGTACCAAGTTTGTCGCCAACAACTGGGCTCCCGGCCAACCCGACAATGATCAGGGTCTAGAAGACTGCTTGATGATGAACTGGAATG ATCGTATCAACGATGCTCCTTGTACCTATTTGAGACCCTTTGTTTGTGGCGTGCGCCTGTGA